The sequence TAATTAGAAAATTAATATTGAAAGAATTTCATAATAAATCTTCTAAAGGTTTTCCAGGACAAACAATTGTATTTACAAACTCTCGAAGAAAAACCCATCAAATAGCTGATTATTTAACTAGGAAAAGGATTAAAGCTACAGCATATCATGCAGGGTTATCCTATTTTAAAAAAGAAAAAATTGAAAAAGATTTTGCTAATGGAAAGATTTCAGCTGTGATTACAACAGCTGCTTTAGCTGCAGGTGTAGATTTTCCAGCATCACAAGTGATATTTGAAACATTGATTATGGGAAATGTTTGGATTACTCCAAATGAATTTTCACAAATGATTGGAAGAGCTGGAAGACCCAGTTATCATGACAGAGGTGTTATTTATCTTCTTCCTGAAGTAGCTAATAAATTTGATGGAGAAAGTGAAGAATCTATAGCTATTTCATTATTAGAAAGTGATGTTGAAAATGTTAACATTCAATATGATGAAAATGATTTTTTAGAACAATTGTTAGCTGACATATCCTCAAAATCATTGAAAAACATTCAAGAAATTAAAGATTTTTATAAAAATGTGAATATACCAATAGATATTGATAAAGCTATTGATGAAATTTATGATAAAAAATTTATTTCCATTGATAAAAATATTAAAAATAGAGTTTATTCTACAAAATATGGTAAAGCAGTGTCAATGTCATTTTTAGATATTGATAATGCAGAATTTATAAAAAAATCATTATTTAATTTGAAAAATTCTAAAAATACTTCAAAAATAAAGATTAAAACTAAAAAGAATATTAAAACTAATAATATTGAAACTAAAAATATTAAGAAAAAAAATAAAAAGGTAGATTTAAACTCAAAGATTATAAACATAGCTATTGAATTAGGATACTTTGAAAATGCATATCTATCACCAGTAGTACATAAACAGATTGTAAACATACTAAAAACAAATTTTTCTACTAGATTATTCTCAGATTCAACACTAGATATAATCTCATCTGGAGAAACAATTGGTAAATTAGATACTAAATTCCAAGAAGCTCTTTTAAAGATCCAAGTTGATTTTTTAAGATGTGAATGTAAAGAAAAACCATTTTGTGACTGTTTGCAACGAGGAATATCAGAATTTATAATTAAAGAAAGATTAAAGAAAAAAGATCCTATTGAAATTTCAAGGAAATTATTAAGAAATTATCAAATTCAAACATATCCTGGAGATGTTTTTTCATGGCTTGATAGTTTTATTAGAAATTTAGAAGCTATTGAAAGAATTGCTAAAGCGTATAATATGAAAAAACTTGTTGAAATATCTAACAAGCTAATAAAAAAAATTGAAAAAGGATAAAAAAAGATAAAAGATAAAAAGGATAATAATAAACTAAAAATCAATAAATATCAATACATAAATAAATTGTATTATATGATAATTAAAATATAATAATCAAAAAAAATATTTAGATTTAAGATTTTAGATTTAATCTCAGTTTTCTGAGAATAGAAAAATACTATTGATTAAGTTGAGAGAGATTTTAAATCAAATAATAAATTTCATATTCTCGTCAAACCTTTTAATTTTAAAAGAATATCTATTTAATAGAAATTCAAGTGTTTTAATCCTATTTGTTACTGAATTGTTAATTTTAATTATTTCTGAAATTAATAAACCTTGAAATCTTAAGATATATTGCATCAAAGATGCATTAATAATTTTCTTAAAACTAACATATATATTTATCTACAATTTTTAGATTATTATACTTTCAGAAAAAACAAAATAGAGAAAATAAAGAAAATAAAGATATAGAAAAAAATAAAGAAAAATAGAGAAAATAAAGAAAATAAAGATATAGAAAAAAATAAAGAAATTAATAAAAAGTTTTACCAACCTCTTTCTTGCATACGCTCATTTTCAGCTATTTCAGAAATTTCAACTCCTTTCATAGCTTCACCAAGACCTCTTGAAACATCAGCTAAAACTTCTGGTTTGTCATAATTTGCAGTTGCTTCAACAATAGCTTTTGCAAATTCAACTGGATTTTCAGATTTAAATATTCCAGAACCAACAAATACTCCATCAGAACCTAATTGCATCATCAAAGAAGCATCAGCAGGAGTAGCTACTCCTCCAGCTGCAAAATTTACAACAGGTAATTTTCCAATTTTAGCTACTTCTTTAACAAGTGGTAAAGGAGCTTCTATAACTCTTGCAAAATTTCTAAGTTCTTCTTCATTTTTACCTTGAATTTCACGAATTTCAGAAGTAACCATCCTCATATGGCGAACAGCTTCTACAATATTTCCTGTACCAGGTTCACCTTTAGTACGAATCATAGCAGCACCTTCATCAATTCTACGTAAAGCTTCTCCTAAATTTCTTGCACCACATACAAATGGAATTGTAAATTCTTTTTTATTAATATGATATTCTTCATCAGCTGGTGTAAGTACTTCACTTTCATCTATCATATCTACACCAAGAGTTTCTAAAATCTGAGCTTCAGCTATGTGACCAATTCTTGCTTTAGCCATAACAGGTATTGAAACTGCTTCAACAATTTCTTGAACTTTATTTGGATCTGCCATTCTTGCTACCCCACCAGAAGCCCGAATATCAGCAGGTACTTTTTCAAGAGCCATGACAGCTACAGCCCCTGCATCTTCAGCAATTACAGCTTCTTCAGCATTAACAACATCCATTATGACTCCACCTTTAGTCATTTTTGCAAAACCTTCTTTTAAAATATCAGTCCCTTTTTTCATAATATTCACCTAAATATTCACTTAAATATTCATTTAAATTTTTATTATAATAATAAATACAATATAATTAAATTTAATAATATTAAAACAATTAAATTCGTTTTTAAACTTTTAATTATTATTAATTATAATAATCTTCTATAAAATATGATTATACTATATTAAACCCTTAAAATCATATTAAACCATATTAAACATAGACTATATTAAAATTTTTTTATATTAATTATTTTAATTATATTAAACCCTATAAACCTATATTAGACCATATTAGATTTTTCATATTATTTAATATTAAAACATATTAAACTCTACAAAATCAATTAAAAATTCATTCAAAATTCATTCTAAATTAACTACAAATTCATTTATAGATTCATTTATAAATTAACTATAATATTAAAATATATATAAAATATAAATTAAAATTCATTTATCAATTTTTAATAAATTTATTTATAAAGTTTTAATCATAATAAGTTTTTTTCTTATTAATAATAAAACTTTCTAAAACAAGAAAAATTCAATAAAAGTAAGAAAAGGTTTAATAATGATAAAGATAAAATTTATAAATAATATTAAATATTGGTTTATATAAATTTGCTAAATCAATCTAATTTAATATTAATTATACTAATTATAATATTACTAATTATAAAATATTAATTATAAAATACTAATTATTATACTAGTTTAATAAAATTAAATTATTAACTATCGATATATAATTATATTATTTATTCTAATGTGATAAAATGGCAACAGGAACACTAATATTCTCACATATTATCCCCGTAATTTTAGGATTTCTCGGAGTTATATTGTTAATCTCAGGAGTTATGGATGATGAAAGAAATATAACAATAATAGGTGTTGTTTTATTTGTTATAGCTGCTTTCAGCCCATTTTTAGTCCTAAATTTAATGGTATGATATTTAATGATATATTTATTTGATCATTCTTTATAATTACCATTAAATAGTTTTATTTGTATTATTGTTTTTGTTTGTTACTGTAAATTCAATAGACAATATACATTCTATGATTTTTTTCTTTATTAAAATATCTTCCATTTTTTTAATTTTTCAAATATTACTCTTCATTAGCTATCTCTTTTTTTAAATACTATTTTTAACATATAATATACTATAAAAAAAATTCATATATGAATTTGTTTTAGAAGAATATTATAGAAGAATAGATTATAAATTATCAAAAAAATTGATAAAGCCATAAAATAATCATTCAAACAGGAAACACAAAAAACAATAAGTAATAAAAAGAAGGGATTAAAAATGGACAACAAAAACCAGATAAAAATATTTAAAGATCAAAAAATAAGATCAAAATGGAACAATGAAGAAGAAGAATGGTATTTTTCAGTGATAGATGTTGTAGGAGTTCTTAGTCAGAGTAAAAATCCTAAAAATTATTGGAAAGTGTTAAAACATCGACTTAAAAAAGAAGGAAGTCAGGTGGTTACAAATTGTAACCACCTGAAAATGCTTGCTCCTGATGGCAAATATTACAAAACAGATGTAGCTAACACAGAACAAATATTGAGAATCATTCAATCAATACCATCCCCAAATGCAGAACCTTTCAAAAGATGGTTAGCAAAAATAGGTAAAGAGCATCTGGATGAAATAGCTGACCCCCAATTAGCTATTGAAAGAGCTATAAGTAATTATCGTAAGAAAGGATATAGTGAAGAATGGATTACTCAACGATTAAAAACAATAGAATTGCGAAAAGAACTAACAGCTGAATGGGATAGGGCAGGAGTTGAAGAAGGTCTAGAGTATGCCATATTAACTGACGAAATAACTAAAGCATGGTCTGGAATGACAACAAATCAATATAAACAGTTTAAAGATATTAAAAAAGAAAACCTTAGAGATAACATGAGCGATGTTGAATTAGTATTAAATATGTTAGCTGAGGTTTCCACTACTCAAATATCTAAGTCTACAAACCCTGAGGGCTTTGAAGAAAGTAAAAAAATAGCTAATGAAGGTGGAACAGTTGCAGGTAATGCTAGAAAAGACTTGGAAACAAGAACTGGTGA is a genomic window of Methanobrevibacter sp. TMH8 containing:
- a CDS encoding DEAD/DEAH box helicase, producing MIILKKTKRSWEMYPIGSPKGALNTKRIPEFIGILKFNETPDDMSINKFIAKYPDEEEKLLPPGEALKLLKKQAVFLVSRDSKMEKFLKSNDIKVRFTKICNHCGFEGNITIINTNFSYDYHDQTICKICAEDTIKRELKLHGYDKKSYKNFKRILDKTGDLDEVLKIMDPKFDPLANSKLTLFDKITVKKSKLPEIAINRLKIPKDFKEVLDMENNKNLLPVQYLAIKEGLLRDENLLVVSATASGKTLVGELAGIPKAMKGKKFIFLTPLVALANQKYRDFKKRYEPLGLKVSIKVGMNRIKAKEELKLPDSNVSTGDIIVGTYEGIDFLLRSGNSKELNELGTVLIDEIHTLDDKERGTRLNGMIKRIENIFPNTQIIGLSATVKNPKQLADEFNMKLVEYDQRPVPLERHLIYVRNEIEKKNLIRKLILKEFHNKSSKGFPGQTIVFTNSRRKTHQIADYLTRKRIKATAYHAGLSYFKKEKIEKDFANGKISAVITTAALAAGVDFPASQVIFETLIMGNVWITPNEFSQMIGRAGRPSYHDRGVIYLLPEVANKFDGESEESIAISLLESDVENVNIQYDENDFLEQLLADISSKSLKNIQEIKDFYKNVNIPIDIDKAIDEIYDKKFISIDKNIKNRVYSTKYGKAVSMSFLDIDNAEFIKKSLFNLKNSKNTSKIKIKTKKNIKTNNIETKNIKKKNKKVDLNSKIINIAIELGYFENAYLSPVVHKQIVNILKTNFSTRLFSDSTLDIISSGETIGKLDTKFQEALLKIQVDFLRCECKEKPFCDCLQRGISEFIIKERLKKKDPIEISRKLLRNYQIQTYPGDVFSWLDSFIRNLEAIERIAKAYNMKKLVEISNKLIKKIEKG
- the pdxS gene encoding pyridoxal 5'-phosphate synthase lyase subunit PdxS; amino-acid sequence: MKKGTDILKEGFAKMTKGGVIMDVVNAEEAVIAEDAGAVAVMALEKVPADIRASGGVARMADPNKVQEIVEAVSIPVMAKARIGHIAEAQILETLGVDMIDESEVLTPADEEYHINKKEFTIPFVCGARNLGEALRRIDEGAAMIRTKGEPGTGNIVEAVRHMRMVTSEIREIQGKNEEELRNFARVIEAPLPLVKEVAKIGKLPVVNFAAGGVATPADASLMMQLGSDGVFVGSGIFKSENPVEFAKAIVEATANYDKPEVLADVSRGLGEAMKGVEISEIAENERMQERGW
- a CDS encoding Bro-N domain-containing protein produces the protein MDNKNQIKIFKDQKIRSKWNNEEEEWYFSVIDVVGVLSQSKNPKNYWKVLKHRLKKEGSQVVTNCNHLKMLAPDGKYYKTDVANTEQILRIIQSIPSPNAEPFKRWLAKIGKEHLDEIADPQLAIERAISNYRKKGYSEEWITQRLKTIELRKELTAEWDRAGVEEGLEYAILTDEITKAWSGMTTNQYKQFKDIKKENLRDNMSDVELVLNMLAEVSTTQISKSTNPEGFEESKKIANEGGTVAGNARKDLETRTGESVLTRDNANNPKLLDKNKKIQ